One Jannaschia sp. GRR-S6-38 genomic window carries:
- a CDS encoding AEC family transporter, whose translation MLDVLAVTLPVFLIIGAGYLAVWRNLFSQAQVDGLMVFTQSFAIPCLLFLAIARLDLGQGFDWRLLTSYYSGSILCFAAGILGARLWLKRGIEDAVAIGFAAMFANTVLLGLPIAERAYGVDSLTPNFAIIAVHAAFCYLLGTTAMEIARAGGGGMLGGMRSVGRAMARNSLMIGVGLGLAVNLSGLPLPGPVDEAVGLIASAALPAALFGLGGVLVQYRPEGDARGIALVCALSLVVHPAWTFAAGSLLGLSQGQLRGAVVTAAMAPGVNAYLFAAIHGRAVRISASAVLIGTAASVVTASGWLLLL comes from the coding sequence ATGCTTGACGTACTCGCGGTCACCCTGCCGGTCTTCCTGATCATCGGCGCGGGCTACCTGGCCGTCTGGCGCAATCTCTTCAGCCAGGCGCAGGTCGACGGGCTGATGGTCTTCACCCAGAGCTTCGCGATCCCCTGCCTGCTGTTCCTCGCGATCGCGCGGCTCGACCTCGGGCAGGGCTTCGACTGGCGGCTTCTGACCAGCTACTACTCGGGCTCGATCCTCTGCTTCGCGGCCGGCATCCTGGGCGCGCGCCTCTGGCTCAAGCGCGGGATCGAGGATGCGGTGGCGATCGGGTTCGCCGCCATGTTCGCCAACACCGTGCTGCTGGGCCTGCCCATCGCGGAACGGGCCTATGGCGTGGACAGCCTGACGCCGAACTTCGCGATCATCGCGGTGCACGCGGCGTTTTGCTACCTGCTGGGCACCACCGCGATGGAGATCGCGCGCGCCGGCGGCGGCGGAATGCTGGGCGGGATGCGCTCGGTCGGGCGCGCGATGGCGCGCAACTCGCTGATGATCGGTGTGGGGCTGGGGCTCGCCGTCAACCTGTCGGGGCTGCCTCTGCCCGGCCCGGTGGACGAGGCCGTCGGTCTGATCGCCAGCGCCGCCCTGCCCGCCGCCCTGTTCGGGCTGGGCGGCGTCCTCGTGCAGTACCGCCCCGAAGGCGACGCGCGCGGCATCGCGCTGGTCTGCGCGCTCTCGCTGGTCGTCCATCCCGCCTGGACCTTCGCCGCCGGGTCCCTGCTGGGCCTGAGCCAGGGCCAGCTGCGCGGCGCCGTGGTGACGGCCGCGATGGCGCCCGGCGTGAACGCCTATCTCTTCGCGGCGATCCACGGCCGCGCGGTACGGATCAGCGCCTCGGCGGTTCTGATCGGAACGGCGGCCTCGGTGGTGACGGCCTCGGGCTGGCTGCTGCTGCTCTGA
- a CDS encoding MBL fold metallo-hydrolase produces MALLRFTILGCGSSGGVPRLGGNWGDCDPANPKNARRRCSLLVERITEAGTTRVLVDTSPDMRAQLLDAGIGHLDGVVWTHQHADHVHGLDDLRMIVFNRRKMLDIWADDATFEALERRFGYAFETPPGSSYPPILNRHRLDGPVSIDGPGGRLSVLPIQVDHGDIDALGLRFGDLVYMPDVNAIPEQAEWLLSGLKVWILDALRRTPHPSHLSLAESLQWLERMKPERGILTNMHVDLDWATVDAETPETITPAWDGMVIELPDD; encoded by the coding sequence ATGGCCCTCTTGCGCTTCACCATTCTCGGCTGCGGCTCGTCCGGCGGGGTGCCGCGACTGGGCGGAAACTGGGGCGATTGCGATCCCGCCAACCCGAAAAACGCGCGCCGCCGCTGCTCGCTCCTGGTCGAGCGGATCACCGAAGCCGGCACCACCCGGGTCCTCGTCGACACCTCGCCCGACATGCGGGCGCAGCTTCTCGACGCGGGCATCGGCCATCTCGACGGGGTGGTCTGGACGCATCAGCACGCCGACCATGTCCACGGGCTCGACGACCTGCGGATGATTGTCTTCAACCGTCGGAAAATGCTGGACATCTGGGCCGACGACGCGACCTTCGAGGCGCTGGAGCGGCGCTTCGGCTATGCCTTCGAGACGCCGCCGGGCTCCAGCTATCCGCCGATCCTGAACCGCCACCGTCTGGACGGCCCCGTGAGCATCGACGGCCCCGGTGGGCGGCTCAGCGTGCTGCCGATCCAGGTGGACCACGGCGATATCGACGCGCTCGGCCTGCGCTTCGGCGATCTCGTCTACATGCCCGATGTTAACGCCATCCCCGAGCAGGCCGAATGGCTGCTCTCGGGGCTGAAGGTCTGGATCCTCGACGCGCTGCGGCGCACGCCCCATCCCTCGCATCTGAGCCTCGCGGAGTCGCTGCAATGGCTGGAACGGATGAAACCCGAGCGCGGCATCCTGACCAACATGCATGTCGACCTCGACTGGGCCACGGTCGATGCCGAGACGCCCGAGACGATCACCCCCGCCTGGGACGGCATGGTGATCGAGCTGCCCGATGACTGA
- a CDS encoding SLC13 family permease, whose protein sequence is MTTDQMILFALFGAVFAMLLWGRFRYDLVAFTALLLGVMLGVVPKADAFSGFGHPATIIVALVLIVSAGLVRSGAVLLITRHLVDSSRGLLAHIAVMGGIGAVLSAFMNNVAALALLMPVDMATARKAGRAPGITLMPLSFATILGGMITLIGTPPNIIIAGIRRDQLGESFSMFDFAPVGAVTAAAGLVFVAAIGWRLIPAPERGAQAGIGPEDMADYVAELTVPEGSKLVGTTLGDLQPAADEAGAHLMGLIRGGRRLYGSARSVVLEPGDAIVLEAAPDALDEFRAGEGLDFSDERRMTLLDAAEHGLSLIEVVVPETSRIRGRTSEAIGLASRHRSVLLGISRRGRRITDRLRRTEVEAGDILLLLMPSDMADDVISWLGVLPLADRGLAVTENRKIWPAVGIFAAAVAAASFGLVDLTVALGGVVALYAVSRIVPLAELYDHVEWPVVVLLGSMIPLGAALQTSGGTELIAGWLTALTEGRPAWVALLVLMVVTMTLSDVLNNTATAIVAAPVGIAMAADLGVSPDPFLMAVAVAASCAFLTPIGHKNNTLVLGPGGYRFGDYWRMGLPLEALVIAVSVPTILVVWPL, encoded by the coding sequence ATGACCACCGACCAGATGATCCTCTTCGCCCTTTTCGGCGCGGTCTTCGCGATGCTGCTCTGGGGCCGGTTCCGCTACGACCTCGTGGCCTTCACCGCCCTTCTTCTGGGCGTGATGCTGGGCGTCGTCCCGAAGGCGGACGCCTTCTCGGGCTTCGGCCATCCCGCCACGATCATCGTGGCCCTGGTGCTGATCGTCTCGGCGGGGCTGGTGCGCTCGGGCGCGGTGCTGCTGATCACGCGCCATCTCGTCGACAGCAGCCGCGGCCTCTTGGCCCATATCGCGGTGATGGGCGGCATCGGCGCGGTGCTCTCGGCCTTCATGAACAACGTGGCGGCGCTGGCGCTCCTGATGCCGGTCGACATGGCGACCGCGCGCAAGGCGGGACGCGCGCCGGGGATCACGCTGATGCCGCTCAGCTTCGCGACGATCCTGGGCGGGATGATCACGCTGATCGGCACGCCGCCCAACATCATCATCGCGGGCATCCGCCGCGACCAGCTGGGCGAAAGCTTCTCGATGTTCGACTTCGCCCCCGTGGGCGCCGTCACCGCCGCGGCGGGGCTCGTCTTCGTCGCCGCCATCGGCTGGCGCCTCATTCCCGCACCCGAGCGCGGCGCGCAGGCCGGGATCGGGCCCGAGGACATGGCCGATTACGTGGCCGAACTGACCGTGCCGGAGGGCAGCAAGCTGGTCGGCACCACGCTGGGCGACCTGCAACCCGCCGCCGACGAGGCGGGCGCGCATCTCATGGGGCTGATCCGCGGGGGGCGGCGGCTCTACGGCTCGGCCCGGAGCGTGGTACTCGAGCCCGGCGACGCCATCGTGCTCGAGGCCGCACCCGACGCGCTGGACGAGTTCCGCGCCGGCGAGGGCCTCGATTTCTCCGACGAACGGCGCATGACGCTGCTCGACGCGGCCGAACACGGCCTGTCGCTGATCGAGGTCGTCGTCCCGGAAACCAGCCGCATCCGCGGCCGCACCTCGGAGGCCATCGGCCTCGCCTCGCGGCACCGGTCCGTGCTGCTGGGCATCTCGCGCCGGGGCCGGCGGATCACCGACCGGCTGCGCCGCACCGAAGTCGAAGCCGGCGACATCCTGCTTCTTCTCATGCCCTCGGACATGGCCGATGACGTGATCAGCTGGCTGGGCGTGCTGCCCCTGGCCGACCGCGGCCTCGCCGTGACCGAGAACCGCAAGATCTGGCCCGCTGTCGGCATCTTCGCCGCCGCGGTCGCCGCGGCCAGCTTCGGGCTCGTGGACCTGACCGTCGCGCTGGGCGGGGTCGTCGCGCTCTACGCCGTGTCCCGGATCGTGCCCCTGGCCGAGCTCTACGACCATGTCGAATGGCCGGTCGTCGTGCTGCTGGGCTCGATGATCCCGCTGGGCGCCGCGCTCCAGACCTCCGGCGGGACCGAGCTGATCGCGGGCTGGCTGACCGCCCTGACCGAGGGGCGGCCCGCCTGGGTCGCGCTCCTGGTGCTGATGGTCGTGACGATGACCCTGTCCGACGTGCTCAACAACACCGCCACCGCCATCGTCGCGGCCCCGGTCGGCATCGCGATGGCGGCCGATCTGGGCGTCTCGCCCGACCCGTTCCTGATGGCCGTGGCCGTCGCCGCCTCCTGCGCCTTCCTCACGCCGATCGGGCACAAGAACAACACGCTGGTGCTCGGCCCCGGCGGCTACCGCTTCGGCGATTACTGGCGGATGGGCCTGCCGCTCGAGGCGCTGGTCATCGCCGTCTCCGTGCCGACGATCCTCGTCGTCTGGCCACTCTGA
- a CDS encoding YebC/PmpR family DNA-binding transcriptional regulator, with product MAGHSKWANIQHRKGRQDKLRAKLFSRLSKEITVAAKMGDPDPDKNPRLRLAVKEAKSQSMPKDNIERAIAKATGGDAENYDEIRYEGYGPNGVAIIVEAMTDNRNRTASSVRSTFSKNGGNLGETGSVGFMFDRKGQVVYPAAAGSEDDVMMAAIEAGAEDVESDADAHVIWCADSDLNAVSTALEESLGEAESTKLVWRPQTTTELDLEGMQALMKLIDALEDDDDVQAVTANFEASDEVMAQL from the coding sequence ATGGCGGGCCATTCGAAATGGGCGAACATCCAGCACCGCAAGGGGCGGCAGGACAAGCTGCGCGCGAAGCTCTTTTCGCGCCTGTCGAAGGAAATCACCGTGGCCGCCAAGATGGGCGACCCCGATCCCGACAAGAACCCGCGCCTGCGGCTGGCCGTGAAGGAGGCCAAGTCGCAATCCATGCCCAAGGACAATATCGAGCGCGCCATCGCCAAGGCGACGGGCGGCGATGCCGAGAATTACGACGAGATCCGCTACGAGGGCTATGGCCCGAACGGCGTGGCGATCATCGTCGAGGCGATGACCGACAACCGCAACCGCACCGCCTCCTCGGTGCGCTCGACCTTCTCGAAGAACGGCGGGAACCTGGGCGAGACGGGCTCGGTCGGGTTCATGTTCGACCGCAAGGGGCAGGTCGTCTACCCGGCCGCCGCCGGGTCCGAGGATGACGTGATGATGGCCGCGATCGAGGCCGGGGCCGAGGACGTCGAATCCGACGCGGACGCCCATGTCATCTGGTGCGCCGACAGCGACCTGAACGCCGTCTCGACCGCGCTGGAGGAGAGCCTGGGCGAGGCGGAATCGACCAAACTGGTCTGGCGGCCGCAGACCACGACCGAGCTGGACCTCGAGGGGATGCAGGCCCTGATGAAGCTGATCGACGCGCTGGAGGACGATGACGACGTCCAGGCCGTCACCGCCAATTTCGAGGCGAGCGACGAGGTGATGGCGCAGCTCTGA
- a CDS encoding DUF998 domain-containing protein translates to MDPRDIPERPGDPLAEHPHILRGTGWLAIAGTVLFALSILVADFVVPNHDWIADTISDLGAGPYEWIVDTGIYAYSAALIACAVGAAHAHLGGRGWTTGIFGLIFTAQVVFLVGARNEYGDADRDGAVIHVYLVYALGLAFAVIPWAMSQGAGAISGRLRLACRAATVLWVPMAPVFFFMDDAWDGLYERVLGLLTAMFVLAIALTLLGRARAIEASDRSPSG, encoded by the coding sequence ATGGATCCCCGCGACATCCCCGAACGCCCCGGCGACCCGCTGGCGGAGCATCCGCATATCCTGCGCGGGACCGGCTGGCTCGCCATCGCGGGGACGGTGCTCTTCGCACTGTCGATCCTGGTGGCGGATTTCGTGGTGCCGAACCACGACTGGATCGCCGACACGATCAGCGATCTGGGTGCGGGGCCTTACGAGTGGATCGTGGATACCGGGATCTATGCCTATTCCGCCGCGCTGATCGCCTGCGCCGTGGGCGCGGCCCATGCGCATCTGGGCGGGCGCGGCTGGACCACGGGGATCTTCGGGCTGATTTTCACCGCGCAGGTCGTGTTTCTGGTGGGCGCGCGCAACGAATACGGCGATGCCGACCGGGACGGCGCGGTGATCCATGTCTACCTGGTCTATGCGCTGGGCCTCGCCTTCGCGGTCATCCCCTGGGCGATGTCGCAGGGGGCGGGGGCGATCTCGGGGCGGCTGCGGCTGGCGTGTCGCGCGGCGACGGTGCTGTGGGTGCCGATGGCGCCGGTCTTCTTCTTCATGGACGACGCCTGGGACGGGCTCTACGAGCGGGTGCTGGGGCTTCTGACGGCCATGTTCGTGCTGGCCATTGCGCTGACGCTGCTGGGGCGGGCCCGGGCGATCGAGGCCTCGGACCGTTCGCCCTCGGGCTGA
- a CDS encoding LysE/ArgO family amino acid transporter, whose protein sequence is MTSFLSGFGLGFSLILAIGAQNAFVLRQGLRGEHVLAVALTCALSDALLIAAGVAGIGALVGVLPWLVPAFRWGGAAFLLVYGARAAWSAWRGGQALEAAGGAGGLRRAVLTCLALTWLNPHVYLDTLVLLGSISTQAAAPRVFGLGAVTASFVFFFALALGARLLRPLFARPGAWRVLDAGVALVMWAIAAGLILSPA, encoded by the coding sequence ATGACCTCCTTCCTGTCGGGCTTCGGGCTCGGGTTCTCGCTCATCCTCGCCATCGGCGCGCAGAACGCCTTCGTGCTGCGGCAGGGGCTGCGCGGCGAGCATGTGCTGGCCGTGGCGCTGACCTGCGCGCTGTCGGATGCGCTCCTGATCGCGGCGGGGGTCGCGGGCATCGGCGCGCTGGTCGGTGTCCTGCCCTGGCTGGTGCCGGCCTTCCGCTGGGGCGGGGCGGCGTTCCTGCTGGTCTATGGCGCGCGGGCGGCGTGGTCGGCCTGGCGCGGCGGGCAAGCGCTGGAGGCGGCGGGGGGTGCGGGCGGGCTCCGGCGCGCGGTGCTGACCTGCCTCGCGCTGACCTGGCTCAACCCGCATGTCTATCTCGACACGCTGGTCCTGCTGGGCTCGATATCGACCCAGGCGGCGGCGCCGCGCGTCTTCGGGCTGGGGGCCGTGACCGCGTCCTTCGTCTTCTTCTTCGCGCTGGCCCTCGGGGCGCGCCTGCTGCGGCCGCTGTTTGCACGGCCCGGGGCGTGGCGGGTGCTGGATGCGGGCGTGGCGCTGGTCATGTGGGCCATCGCCGCGGGCCTGATCCTGAGCCCCGCGTAA
- a CDS encoding DMT family transporter — MTTPSRPLQGILWMIATGLCFIAVTAVVKHAAQDLPAAEAAFLRYLLGLVFLLPLARSLLAARLTRRDLGLFAGRGAAHTLAVMMWFYAMTQIPIAEVTAMNYLNPVYVTLGAAIFLGERLAARRIMAVIAALLGVVVILRPGFREVETGHLAMLGTAMLFGASYLLAKPLSDRYSAGMVVAMLSVTVTLGLAPFAAAVWVTPTPADLGWMFAVAFFATAGHYAMTRAFAAAPISVTQPVTFLQMVWAVLLGWALFDEPPDGFVILGAAIIIASVSFIAWRESRLKRQITPPSGAAKY, encoded by the coding sequence ATGACGACGCCGTCCCGCCCGCTGCAAGGCATCCTGTGGATGATCGCGACGGGGCTCTGCTTCATCGCGGTGACGGCCGTGGTCAAGCACGCCGCGCAGGACCTGCCCGCCGCCGAGGCGGCCTTCCTGCGATACCTGCTGGGCCTCGTCTTCCTGCTGCCGCTGGCCCGCTCGCTGCTGGCCGCGCGGCTGACGCGGCGCGACCTGGGGCTCTTCGCGGGGCGGGGCGCGGCGCACACGCTGGCGGTGATGATGTGGTTCTACGCGATGACGCAGATCCCGATCGCCGAGGTGACGGCGATGAACTACCTCAACCCGGTCTACGTGACGCTGGGCGCCGCGATCTTCCTGGGCGAGCGGCTGGCCGCGCGGCGGATCATGGCGGTGATCGCGGCGCTGCTGGGCGTGGTGGTGATCCTGCGGCCGGGCTTCCGCGAGGTCGAGACCGGGCATCTCGCGATGCTGGGAACCGCGATGCTGTTCGGCGCGTCCTACCTCCTGGCGAAGCCGCTGTCGGACCGGTATTCGGCGGGCATGGTGGTGGCGATGCTGTCGGTGACGGTGACGCTGGGGCTGGCGCCCTTCGCGGCTGCGGTCTGGGTGACGCCCACGCCGGCCGACCTGGGCTGGATGTTCGCGGTCGCCTTCTTCGCGACGGCGGGCCATTACGCGATGACGCGCGCCTTCGCGGCCGCGCCGATCTCGGTCACCCAGCCGGTGACCTTCCTGCAGATGGTCTGGGCGGTGCTGCTGGGCTGGGCGCTGTTCGACGAGCCGCCCGACGGGTTCGTCATCCTGGGCGCCGCGATCATCATCGCCTCGGTCAGCTTCATCGCCTGGCGCGAGAGCCGGCTGAAACGGCAGATCACGCCGCCCTCGGGCGCGGCGAAATACTGA
- a CDS encoding thermonuclease family protein produces the protein MFKLCSLLLCMALPAAAEVLSGPVRVVDADTIDIGAPVNIRLIGIDAPEAGQTCRDGARILACGEMATDAARRLYGGRQAVCRVHETDRYGRALATCRVDGTEINAELVRLGVARTYRDDPAYREQEKEAVLMARGLWAYEMQDPAEWRAALRAERAAARAPGPGQCPIKDNISDNGRLYHMPGDRAYGRTRIDTRRGERWFCSEAEARAAGWRRAGG, from the coding sequence ATGTTCAAGCTCTGTTCACTCCTCCTTTGCATGGCCCTGCCCGCCGCGGCGGAGGTTCTGTCGGGCCCGGTCCGCGTCGTCGATGCCGACACGATCGATATCGGCGCGCCGGTCAATATCCGGCTGATCGGCATCGATGCGCCCGAGGCGGGGCAGACCTGCCGGGACGGCGCGCGCATCCTGGCCTGCGGCGAGATGGCGACGGATGCGGCGCGGCGGCTCTATGGCGGGCGGCAGGCAGTGTGCCGGGTGCACGAAACCGACCGCTACGGCCGGGCGCTGGCGACCTGCCGCGTGGACGGCACGGAGATCAATGCCGAGCTCGTCCGGCTGGGCGTCGCCCGGACCTATCGCGACGACCCGGCCTATCGCGAGCAGGAGAAGGAGGCCGTGCTGATGGCGCGCGGGCTCTGGGCCTACGAGATGCAGGACCCCGCCGAATGGCGCGCCGCGTTGCGGGCCGAGCGGGCCGCCGCCCGCGCTCCGGGGCCGGGCCAATGCCCGATCAAGGACAATATCTCGGACAATGGGCGGCTCTACCACATGCCGGGCGACCGCGCCTACGGGCGCACGAGGATCGACACGCGCCGGGGCGAGCGGTGGTTCTGCTCGGAAGCCGAGGCCCGCGCGGCCGGGTGGCGGCGCGCGGGCGGCTAG
- a CDS encoding CoxG family protein, whose amino-acid sequence MELTGTRIIAAPRETVWARLNDAETLKACIPGCEELTGSPEEGFQATVKQKVGPVKATFKGEVTVSDANPPESYRIAGEGKGGVAGFAKGGANVTLAEVPEGTELSYAVDAKVGGKIAQLGSRLIDSFAAKMADAFFENFKDEVEGTAVSPQDLVT is encoded by the coding sequence ATGGAACTGACCGGCACCCGCATCATCGCCGCGCCGCGCGAAACCGTCTGGGCGCGGCTCAACGACGCCGAGACGCTGAAGGCCTGCATTCCCGGCTGCGAGGAGCTGACCGGATCGCCGGAAGAGGGCTTCCAGGCGACGGTCAAGCAGAAGGTCGGCCCGGTGAAGGCCACCTTCAAGGGCGAGGTCACGGTCTCCGACGCCAACCCGCCCGAAAGCTACCGCATCGCCGGGGAAGGCAAGGGCGGCGTCGCGGGCTTCGCCAAGGGCGGGGCGAACGTGACGCTGGCCGAGGTGCCCGAAGGGACCGAGCTCAGCTATGCCGTGGACGCCAAAGTCGGCGGCAAGATCGCGCAACTGGGCTCGCGCCTGATCGACAGCTTCGCCGCCAAGATGGCCGACGCCTTCTTCGAGAACTTCAAGGACGAGGTCGAGGGCACCGCGGTCAGCCCGCAGGACCTGGTCACCTGA
- a CDS encoding multidrug effflux MFS transporter, with protein sequence MAVTTDIPRARRSPPHILTLVALVGLSTLAMNVFLPSLPAMADWFAADYAMIQLSVGLYLGVNAVLQLFVGPISDRFGRRPVILAGLVLFMLATLGCLWAETIETFLAFRMAQAAIVVAMVLSRAVVRDLYPQDKAASMLGYVTMGMSVVPMVGPAIGGVLEGYFGWQANFWLLLAAGGALWLLTYIDLGETAPRTGGSFRDQAKQYPELLTSRRFWGYCASSAFASGAFFAYLGGAPFVGAQVFRMDPATLGVFFGAPALGYLVGNGISGRYSQRFGIDRMILWGAVGQVSGLGLLLVLTLMGYTSHWLFFGFMTFVGLGNGLVIPNATAGMLSVRPHLAGTASGLGGAMMIGGGAALSALAGWLLGFGGGALPLVALMVASGSASVTATVLTIRRNRQLAA encoded by the coding sequence ATGGCGGTCACGACAGACATCCCCCGCGCGCGGCGCAGCCCTCCGCACATCCTGACGCTCGTCGCGCTGGTCGGGCTGTCGACGCTCGCCATGAACGTGTTCCTGCCCTCGCTGCCGGCGATGGCGGACTGGTTCGCGGCCGATTACGCGATGATCCAGCTCTCGGTCGGGCTCTATCTCGGGGTGAACGCGGTCCTGCAGCTCTTCGTCGGCCCGATCTCGGACCGGTTCGGCCGGCGGCCCGTGATCCTCGCGGGGCTCGTGCTGTTCATGCTGGCCACGCTGGGCTGCCTCTGGGCCGAGACGATCGAGACCTTCCTCGCCTTCCGCATGGCGCAGGCCGCCATCGTCGTCGCCATGGTCCTCAGCCGCGCCGTCGTGCGCGACCTCTACCCGCAGGACAAGGCCGCCTCGATGCTGGGCTACGTCACCATGGGCATGTCCGTCGTGCCGATGGTCGGCCCCGCGATCGGCGGCGTACTCGAGGGCTATTTCGGCTGGCAGGCCAATTTCTGGCTGCTGCTCGCCGCGGGCGGCGCGCTCTGGCTCCTGACCTATATCGACCTGGGCGAGACCGCGCCCCGCACCGGCGGCAGCTTCCGCGACCAGGCCAAGCAATATCCCGAGCTTCTGACCTCGCGGCGCTTCTGGGGCTATTGCGCCTCCTCGGCCTTCGCCTCGGGCGCCTTCTTCGCCTATCTGGGCGGCGCGCCCTTCGTCGGCGCGCAGGTTTTCCGCATGGATCCCGCCACGCTGGGCGTCTTCTTCGGCGCCCCCGCGCTCGGCTATCTCGTCGGCAACGGCATCTCGGGGCGCTATTCGCAGCGCTTCGGCATCGACCGGATGATCCTCTGGGGCGCGGTGGGCCAGGTCTCGGGGCTCGGGCTGCTGCTGGTCCTGACGCTCATGGGCTACACCTCGCATTGGCTGTTCTTCGGATTCATGACCTTCGTTGGCCTCGGCAACGGGCTCGTCATCCCCAACGCGACGGCCGGGATGCTGTCGGTGCGGCCGCATCTGGCCGGCACGGCCTCCGGCCTGGGCGGCGCGATGATGATCGGCGGCGGCGCCGCGCTCTCGGCGCTCGCGGGCTGGCTTCTGGGCTTCGGCGGCGGGGCGCTGCCGCTGGTCGCGCTGATGGTCGCCTCGGGCTCGGCCAGCGTCACCGCCACCGTGCTGACCATCCGCCGCAACCGGCAGCTCGCCGCCTGA
- a CDS encoding acyl-CoA carboxylase subunit beta, with amino-acid sequence MKDILEQLEARREHARMGGGERRIAAQHAKGKLTARERIELLLDDGSFEEFDMFVAHRATDFGMAEDRPSGDGVVTGWGTINGRLVYVFSQDFTVFGGSLSETHAQKICKIQDMALQNGAPVIGLNDSGGARIQEGVASLAGYAEVFQRNIDASGVIPQISVIMGPCAGGAVYSPAMTDFILMVRDTSYMFVTGPDVVKTVTNEIVTAEDLGGATTHTKKSGVADLAFENDVEALAEVRRLIDFLPLSNREVPPVRPFFDDPERIEESLDTLIPDNPNAPYDMAELIVKLADEGDFFEIKPDYAKNILTGFIRIEGRTVGVVANQPMVLAGCLDIDSSRKAAQFVRFCDAYSIPLLTLVDVPGFLPGTSQEFGGVIKHGAKLLFAYGEATVPKVTVITRKAYGGAYDVMASKHLKGDFNYAWPSAEIAVMGAKGAVEILYRSELGDPDKIAARTKDYEDRFANPFVAAEKGFIDEVIQPRATRKRIARAFASLRSKRQDRPWRKHDTIPL; translated from the coding sequence ATGAAGGACATTCTCGAACAGCTCGAGGCGCGGCGCGAACATGCCCGGATGGGCGGGGGCGAGCGGCGGATCGCGGCCCAGCACGCCAAGGGCAAGCTCACCGCGCGCGAGCGCATCGAGCTTCTGCTCGACGACGGCTCGTTCGAGGAGTTCGACATGTTCGTCGCCCACCGCGCCACCGATTTCGGCATGGCCGAGGACCGCCCCTCGGGCGACGGCGTGGTCACCGGCTGGGGCACGATCAACGGGCGGCTGGTCTATGTCTTCAGCCAGGATTTCACCGTCTTCGGCGGCTCGCTGTCGGAAACCCACGCCCAGAAGATCTGCAAGATCCAGGACATGGCGCTGCAGAACGGCGCGCCGGTGATCGGGCTCAACGACTCGGGCGGCGCGCGCATCCAGGAAGGCGTCGCCTCGCTGGCCGGATATGCCGAGGTCTTCCAGCGCAATATCGACGCGAGCGGCGTCATCCCGCAGATCAGCGTCATCATGGGGCCCTGCGCGGGCGGCGCGGTCTATTCGCCCGCGATGACCGACTTCATCCTGATGGTGCGCGACACGTCCTACATGTTCGTGACCGGCCCCGACGTGGTGAAGACCGTGACCAACGAGATCGTCACCGCCGAGGACCTGGGGGGCGCCACGACCCACACCAAGAAATCCGGTGTCGCGGACCTGGCCTTCGAGAACGATGTCGAGGCGCTGGCCGAAGTGCGGCGGCTGATCGATTTCCTGCCCCTGTCGAACCGGGAGGTGCCGCCCGTGCGGCCCTTCTTCGACGACCCCGAGCGCATCGAGGAAAGCCTCGACACGCTGATCCCCGACAATCCGAACGCGCCCTACGACATGGCCGAGCTGATCGTGAAGCTGGCCGACGAGGGGGATTTCTTCGAGATCAAGCCCGACTACGCCAAGAACATCCTGACCGGCTTCATCCGGATCGAGGGGCGGACCGTCGGCGTGGTGGCCAACCAGCCGATGGTGCTGGCGGGGTGCCTGGACATCGACAGCTCGCGCAAGGCCGCGCAATTCGTGCGCTTCTGCGACGCCTATTCGATCCCGCTCCTGACGCTGGTGGACGTGCCGGGCTTCCTGCCGGGGACGAGCCAGGAATTCGGCGGCGTCATCAAGCACGGCGCGAAGCTGCTGTTCGCCTATGGCGAGGCGACGGTGCCCAAGGTCACGGTCATCACCCGCAAGGCCTATGGCGGGGCCTATGACGTCATGGCGTCCAAGCATCTGAAGGGCGATTTCAACTATGCCTGGCCGTCGGCCGAGATCGCGGTGATGGGCGCCAAGGGCGCGGTCGAGATCCTGTACCGCTCGGAGCTGGGCGATCCCGACAAGATCGCGGCGCGCACCAAGGATTACGAGGACCGCTTCGCCAACCCCTTCGTCGCCGCCGAGAAGGGCTTCATCGACGAGGTGATCCAGCCGCGCGCCACCCGAAAGCGGATCGCGCGGGCCTTCGCGTCCTTGCGCAGCAAGCGGCAGGACCGGCCCTGGCGGAAGCACGACACGATCCCGCTGTGA
- a CDS encoding DUF7218 family protein — protein MSKDHGPSIKDDETYQALREDGASKEKAARIANAQASDSQDPGHKGGKAPPYEEWTKDDLYARAQEIGIEGRSDMDKDALIEALRNH, from the coding sequence ATGAGCAAGGACCACGGACCGTCGATCAAGGACGACGAGACCTATCAGGCGCTGCGCGAGGACGGCGCCTCGAAGGAGAAGGCCGCCCGGATCGCCAATGCGCAGGCATCCGACAGCCAGGACCCGGGGCACAAGGGCGGCAAGGCGCCGCCCTACGAGGAATGGACAAAGGACGATCTCTATGCGCGGGCGCAGGAGATCGGGATCGAGGGCCGCTCGGACATGGACAAGGACGCGCTGATCGAGGCCCTGCGAAACCACTGA